A genome region from Arachis duranensis cultivar V14167 chromosome 6, aradu.V14167.gnm2.J7QH, whole genome shotgun sequence includes the following:
- the LOC107493686 gene encoding uncharacterized protein LOC107493686, with product MSPFRLVYGKACHLPVEVKHKVYWAIKECNSSLGKAGIDRNLKLVELDCLMLEAYEISRLYKEKMKAVHDKNIRRREFGAGNLVILYNSKLRLLPEKIRSRWEGPYRVEKAEPYGVYHLRQPSSSDIFKVNGHRLKLYHGKKLTRNKELEIFLLKDAPHDKEN from the coding sequence ATGAGCCCCTTTCGATTGGTATATGGCAAAGCTTGCCACTTACCGGTAGAGGTAAAGCATAAAGTGTATTGGGCCATCAAGGAGTGCAACTCAAGTTTGGGAAAGGCCGGAATTGATAGGAACCTAAAATTAGTGGAATTGGATTGCTTGATGTTAGAAGCCTATGAGATCTCTAGACTttacaaggagaagatgaaaGCCGTGCATGACAAGAacataagaagaagagaatttggagCCGGCAACCTAGTCATTCTCTACAATTCAAAATTAAGATTGTTGCCCGAAAAAATAAGGTCAAGATGGGAAGGACCCTATCGGGTAGAGAAGGCGGAACCTTACGGAGTCTATCATTTGCGCCAACCATCAAGTTCCGACATCTTCAAGGTTAATGGGCATCGGTTAAAATTGTATCATGGTAAAAAGTTGACAAGAAACAAGGAGCTTGAGATATTCCTTTTGAAAGATGCACCTCATGACAAAGAGAATTGA